Part of the Flagellimonas eckloniae genome, ACGCTTCAACACCATCAGTAACCTTAGGATGTATGGTAGCCGTTTTTAATCGTTTCATTCTTCTTTTGATATTACCTCTTACCACATAATGGTCAATGGTAGGTGCAAAAACATTCATCAACAAGATTGCCAAGAAAACACCTTCTGGATAACCTGGGTTGAATACACGAATCATAACGGACATAAATCCAATCAAGAATCCATATATCCATTTGCCCCTGTTGGTCTGCGATCCTGTAACAGGGTCAGTAGCCATAAAGACAATACCAAAAGCAAGACCTCCCACCAACAAATGTTGCCAGTATTCAAAACTCATTAGTCCATAGAACTTGCTATACTCGGGAATCCATTCTGCAGCAACAATGCCATTAAAAATCAAGCCCATTGCAAGAGATCCAATTACAGCACTCAACATGATTCGCCATGAGGCTATTTTTGAAAAAATCAAAAACAATCCACCCAGTAAAATTAACAAGGTCGATGTTTCCCCTACTGAACCGGGTATAAACCCATAGAACATATCAGAAAGCGAATAGGTAAACTCAGTATTCCCCTGTGCCAAATACCCTAAAACTGTTTCTCCAGAAATAGCATCGGTAGAACCTGCTTGTGTTAAACCATCTTTAGCGCCGTGCACCCAAACTTTATCGCCACTCATCCAGGTAGGATAAGCGAAAAACAAGAACGCACGTATAGTCAAAGCGGGATTCAAGATGTTCATCCCTGTTCCTCCAAAAACTTCCTTCCCAATGACAACACCAAAGGCGACGGCAACAGCCAACATCCATAGTGGTGTGTCCACAGGAACAATAAGAGGAACCAACATTCCTGTTACCAGGTATCCTTCTTCCACTTCATGTCCTTTTATTACTGCAAACAAGAATTCGATAGCCAATCCTACTCCATAGGATACAACAACAATTGGCAATACGGTAATTGCTCCCAACCAAAAGTTATCCCATGTAATAAAATGCTCCATCAATGAAAATTCCGAAGGAAAACCATTGATTGCAGAGTAATGTTGGTACCCTGCGTTAAAGATTCCGAATAAAAGACAAGGAACCAAAGCCATGATAACCGTGTTCATGGTACGCTTTAAATCGTCAGCAGCACGAACATGACTACCAGAGTGGGTAGTTTCATTGGGCATATACAAAAATGTATGGATTGCATTAAATGCAGGAGCCATTTTTTTGCCCTTGTATTTTTCTTTTATCTGATGTAATTTTTCTTTCATACCCATATTATCCAATTTCTTGATGCAACAAATCCAATCCTTCCCTGATTATTTGTTGGTGCGGTTGTTTAGAAATACAAATGAATTCTGTTAGTGAGAAATCTTCAGGTGCCACTTCATATAATCCTAATTG contains:
- a CDS encoding NADH:ubiquinone reductase (Na(+)-transporting) subunit B, with amino-acid sequence MGMKEKLHQIKEKYKGKKMAPAFNAIHTFLYMPNETTHSGSHVRAADDLKRTMNTVIMALVPCLLFGIFNAGYQHYSAINGFPSEFSLMEHFITWDNFWLGAITVLPIVVVSYGVGLAIEFLFAVIKGHEVEEGYLVTGMLVPLIVPVDTPLWMLAVAVAFGVVIGKEVFGGTGMNILNPALTIRAFLFFAYPTWMSGDKVWVHGAKDGLTQAGSTDAISGETVLGYLAQGNTEFTYSLSDMFYGFIPGSVGETSTLLILLGGLFLIFSKIASWRIMLSAVIGSLAMGLIFNGIVAAEWIPEYSKFYGLMSFEYWQHLLVGGLAFGIVFMATDPVTGSQTNRGKWIYGFLIGFMSVMIRVFNPGYPEGVFLAILLMNVFAPTIDHYVVRGNIKRRMKRLKTATIHPKVTDGVEALKTETV